A part of Lacibacter sp. H407 genomic DNA contains:
- a CDS encoding CPBP family intramembrane glutamic endopeptidase, translated as MQTSPVVQKGWLRVLLFMIAFLLFIFFGNSILGLLIVLLGLNENNETLFYSSILLNFFIALVLVSTFRKVFDRRSFKSLGFTWDGFGNERAAGFLTGILLITVMATVLWSMGLLQWFFAEVQLPDLVLVTVIMMVVSIAEEMVFRGYILNNLMQSMPKQAALFTSALLFAGFHSLNPNFNLIAFINIFIAGVLLGCNYIYTRNLWFAIFFHFSWNFFQGPVLGFEVSGLELPTLLEQNIKGSILLTGGDFGLEASWLATFTMALMTLVLFNLFQRKYNGTVE; from the coding sequence ATGCAAACATCTCCTGTGGTACAAAAAGGCTGGCTAAGGGTTCTGCTTTTTATGATCGCTTTCTTGTTGTTTATTTTCTTCGGCAACAGCATACTTGGATTATTGATCGTACTGCTGGGACTGAATGAAAACAACGAAACACTCTTTTACAGCAGCATTCTGCTTAATTTTTTTATTGCGTTGGTATTAGTTTCCACCTTCCGGAAAGTATTTGACCGCAGATCGTTCAAAAGCCTCGGTTTTACGTGGGACGGTTTTGGAAATGAACGGGCTGCAGGTTTTCTTACCGGCATTTTACTCATTACTGTAATGGCAACTGTTTTATGGAGCATGGGACTGCTGCAATGGTTCTTTGCAGAAGTACAATTGCCCGATCTTGTATTGGTAACAGTGATCATGATGGTTGTAAGTATTGCTGAAGAAATGGTGTTTCGTGGGTACATTTTAAACAACCTGATGCAATCGATGCCCAAACAGGCAGCGCTGTTTACATCGGCATTATTGTTTGCAGGATTTCATTCTCTCAATCCCAACTTTAATCTCATTGCATTCATCAATATTTTTATTGCCGGCGTATTGCTTGGCTGCAATTATATCTACACACGCAATCTTTGGTTTGCGATCTTTTTTCATTTCAGCTGGAACTTTTTCCAGGGCCCTGTATTGGGTTTTGAAGTGAGTGGATTGGAACTTCCAACACTGCTCGAACAAAATATCAAAGGTTCGATATTACTTACGGGTGGCGACTTTGGTTTGGAAGCTTCGTGGCTGGCTACATTTACCATGGCATTGATGACGCTTGTTTTATTCAATCTGTTCCAACGCAAGTACAATGGAACTGTTGAATAA
- the pepT gene encoding peptidase T, with the protein MAVENKFGAAGRLMRYVQIDTQSDPESNSSPTTEKQKELSKLLTAELLAMGIEDAHMDEYGYVYATIPPTTDKDVPVVCFCSHVDTAPDCSGTNVKPILHQNYNGEDIVLPDDPTQIISLSKYSYLKQHIGKDIITASGNTLLGADDKAGVAIIMSMANYLVQHPEVKHGTIKLLFTPDEEVGKGTDKVDLKKLGATVAYTLDGGELGTLEDETFSADGVKIIVHGVSAHPGYAKGILVNALKIAGEILTALPKTEWSPETTTKREGFVHPLSINGIAEKATIEFIVRDFTVEGLLAHEAKLKAIAEGILKQYSNCTMEFVVKEQYRNMKQILDQHPEIVANAVEAYQRCGLTVVKEPIRGGTDGSRLSYMGLPCPNLFTGMQAIHSKHEWIGVYDMEQSAAMLVQLVQVWEEKAG; encoded by the coding sequence ATGGCAGTAGAAAACAAGTTTGGAGCAGCAGGTCGGTTGATGCGTTATGTACAGATCGATACACAGAGTGATCCGGAAAGCAACAGTTCGCCTACAACGGAGAAGCAAAAAGAGCTTTCCAAACTATTAACAGCGGAATTGCTGGCAATGGGAATTGAAGATGCCCACATGGATGAGTACGGATATGTATACGCAACCATTCCTCCCACAACCGACAAAGATGTGCCGGTTGTTTGTTTTTGCAGTCATGTTGATACCGCACCTGATTGCAGCGGCACCAATGTAAAACCAATTCTGCATCAGAATTATAATGGAGAAGACATTGTGTTGCCCGATGATCCTACGCAGATCATCAGTTTATCTAAATACAGTTATCTCAAACAACATATCGGCAAAGATATTATTACAGCCAGCGGTAATACATTGTTAGGTGCTGATGATAAAGCAGGTGTAGCCATTATAATGAGTATGGCCAATTATCTAGTGCAACATCCTGAAGTAAAACACGGTACAATTAAACTATTGTTTACACCCGATGAAGAAGTAGGAAAAGGTACCGACAAAGTTGATCTCAAAAAATTAGGAGCAACCGTTGCTTATACTTTGGATGGTGGCGAGCTGGGTACCTTGGAAGATGAAACGTTTAGTGCAGATGGCGTAAAGATCATTGTGCATGGCGTAAGTGCACATCCCGGTTATGCAAAAGGAATTCTGGTGAATGCATTAAAGATCGCCGGAGAAATTTTAACGGCTCTTCCAAAAACAGAGTGGAGTCCTGAAACAACAACAAAACGGGAAGGATTTGTACATCCGCTTAGTATCAATGGCATTGCTGAAAAGGCAACTATTGAATTCATTGTCCGGGATTTTACCGTAGAAGGTTTATTGGCCCACGAAGCAAAACTCAAAGCTATTGCAGAAGGTATACTGAAACAATATTCAAACTGTACCATGGAGTTTGTGGTGAAGGAACAATACCGTAACATGAAACAGATACTGGATCAGCATCCCGAAATAGTTGCCAATGCAGTGGAAGCTTACCAACGGTGTGGCTTAACCGTAGTAAAAGAGCCGATCCGTGGCGGAACCGACGGCAGCCGTTTAAGTTATATGGGATTGCCTTGCCCGAATTTATTTACAGGTATGCAGGCCATTCACAGCAAACACGAATGGATCGGCGTATACGACATGGAACAAAGTGCTGCCATGTTAGTACAGTTGGTGCAAGTGTGGGAAGAGAAAGCTGGTTAA
- a CDS encoding DUF202 domain-containing protein: MNETVEKSLNKDLILRERLAIQRTKMANQTTLLSFVRTALYFLIAGLSINSLLKLEHSYIFEISFFVASFGLFVTGIINYFRQKKMIDDSEKNIGNYKVDYLN, translated from the coding sequence GAAACAGTTGAAAAGAGCCTCAATAAAGATCTTATACTTCGGGAACGGCTCGCCATTCAACGTACAAAAATGGCGAATCAAACAACACTGCTTTCGTTTGTACGCACGGCTCTGTATTTTCTCATCGCAGGTTTAAGTATCAACAGCCTGCTTAAACTTGAACACAGTTACATCTTTGAAATTTCTTTTTTCGTCGCTTCGTTTGGATTATTTGTTACAGGTATTATTAATTATTTCCGTCAAAAGAAAATGATTGATGACAGCGAAAAGAATATTGGCAATTACAAGGTTGATTATCTGAATTGA
- a CDS encoding FKBP-type peptidyl-prolyl cis-trans isomerase has protein sequence MQQAKKGDTVRVHYTGKLTTGEQFDSSAGREPLEFEVGAGMMIKGFDDAVVGMVIGDKKTINIPPNEAYGERNEQMIIEFPRTNFPDDMTPEIGMQLMMNNSAGQQFPVTITEVQEEIVVLDANHMLAGKELVFDIEMVEIDSKGLIIMP, from the coding sequence ATGCAGCAGGCAAAAAAAGGTGATACCGTACGTGTGCATTACACCGGTAAATTGACAACAGGTGAGCAGTTTGATTCAAGTGCGGGTCGTGAGCCGCTTGAGTTTGAAGTGGGTGCCGGTATGATGATCAAAGGATTTGATGATGCCGTGGTAGGTATGGTTATCGGAGATAAAAAAACAATCAACATTCCTCCTAATGAGGCATATGGCGAACGCAATGAGCAAATGATCATTGAGTTTCCACGTACAAATTTCCCCGACGATATGACGCCGGAAATTGGGATGCAGTTAATGATGAACAACAGTGCCGGTCAGCAATTTCCTGTTACCATTACAGAAGTACAGGAAGAAATTGTAGTGTTGGATGCAAATCATATGTTGGCGGGTAAAGAATTGGTGTTTGATATTGAAATGGTCGAGATCGATTCCAAAGGATTGATCATTATGCCGTAA
- a CDS encoding exo-beta-N-acetylmuramidase NamZ family protein, producing MKQLLLLLAFSAVLMAQAQQKNKRSGYNRGSIKNREFQTGAENMGQYLHLLKGKGVAIFANQTSIVGKTHLVDTLRKLGVNIKVIFGPEHGFRGTADAGEKIGNYKDPKTGIQVISLYGSKRKPSKEDLKDVDVMLFDIQDVGVRFYTFISSLEYYMEAAMEYGKYMIVLDRPNPNGHYVDGPVLEPAYKSFVGMQPIPIVYGMTIGEYAQMIFDEEWIDPRLYEIAGKHGKFELSVIPCNNYTHNTKYELPIKPSPNLPDIQSIYLYPSTCFFEGTVLSEGRGTNIPFQIFGHPLLPKTLKSFTPRSRDGAKDPKLKDQLCYGWDLSGPKDKVFYTAGSKVQVKWLLEAYQLFPKKDEFFLAPASGKPVDFFFNKLAGNSTLMQQIKEGKTEEEIRKSWEPGLQKFKAIRKRHLIYKDFE from the coding sequence ATGAAGCAACTCCTATTATTATTGGCTTTTTCGGCGGTGTTGATGGCCCAGGCGCAACAAAAAAACAAACGATCCGGCTACAACCGTGGTTCCATCAAAAACAGGGAATTCCAGACCGGTGCCGAAAATATGGGGCAATACCTGCATTTGTTGAAAGGTAAAGGCGTTGCCATCTTTGCAAATCAAACTTCAATTGTTGGCAAAACACACCTGGTGGATACGTTGCGAAAACTGGGCGTAAACATCAAAGTGATCTTTGGACCGGAACATGGTTTTCGTGGTACGGCAGATGCCGGTGAAAAAATCGGCAATTACAAAGATCCAAAAACAGGCATTCAAGTAATATCGTTATACGGCAGCAAACGCAAACCATCCAAAGAAGATCTCAAAGATGTGGATGTGATGCTGTTTGATATACAGGATGTAGGTGTGCGGTTTTATACATTCATTTCATCGCTGGAATATTACATGGAAGCGGCAATGGAATATGGCAAGTATATGATCGTGCTGGATCGTCCAAACCCCAATGGACATTATGTTGATGGCCCTGTGCTTGAACCTGCATACAAATCATTTGTAGGTATGCAGCCCATCCCGATCGTGTATGGTATGACGATTGGCGAATATGCACAAATGATCTTTGATGAAGAATGGATCGATCCGAGATTGTATGAAATTGCAGGCAAGCATGGCAAGTTTGAATTAAGCGTAATTCCCTGCAACAATTACACACATAATACAAAATACGAACTGCCCATCAAACCTTCACCCAACTTACCCGACATTCAATCCATTTACCTCTACCCTTCCACTTGTTTTTTTGAAGGCACTGTGTTGAGTGAAGGGCGTGGCACGAATATTCCATTTCAGATATTCGGACATCCCTTATTACCGAAAACATTAAAATCGTTTACACCACGCAGCAGAGATGGCGCAAAAGATCCGAAGCTGAAAGATCAGCTATGTTATGGCTGGGATTTGAGCGGACCAAAGGACAAAGTATTTTATACCGCAGGAAGTAAAGTACAGGTGAAATGGCTACTGGAAGCTTATCAACTTTTTCCGAAAAAAGATGAATTCTTTCTTGCGCCAGCCAGTGGCAAACCCGTTGATTTTTTCTTTAATAAACTGGCCGGCAACAGTACGTTGATGCAACAAATCAAAGAAGGAAAAACAGAAGAAGAAATTCGCAAAAGTTGGGAGCCGGGCTTACAGAAATTTAAAGCAATACGGAAACGGCATTTGATCTATAAAGATTTTGAATAA
- a CDS encoding SPFH domain-containing protein: MDFLANYWFVLVILIIFFGGLYTVNQGTIAVVTMFGKYRRVAGPGLKFKIPLVEQVFRRISIQNRSVELEFQAVTVDQANVYFKSMLLYSVQNADEETIKKVAFKFFSDKDLMQALVRTIEGNIRSYVATKRQAEILGQRREIVDYVKAEIDHSLEEWGYHLQDLQINDITFDQVIMESMSRVVASHNLKAAAENEGQALLITKTKGAEAEGNAIKISAEAEREAARLRGQGVALFRQEVAKGMTEAAEQMKQANLDTNVILFSMWTEAVKNFAEYGKGNIIFLDGSASGMEATMKQIQALMVKQAGQ; this comes from the coding sequence ATGGATTTTCTTGCTAATTATTGGTTTGTTCTTGTTATCCTGATTATTTTCTTTGGCGGATTGTACACTGTTAACCAGGGTACAATTGCTGTGGTAACCATGTTCGGCAAATACCGCCGGGTTGCCGGGCCGGGTTTAAAATTTAAAATACCATTGGTGGAGCAGGTGTTTCGTAGAATCAGTATTCAGAACCGTTCAGTGGAACTGGAGTTTCAGGCAGTAACCGTTGATCAGGCAAATGTGTATTTCAAAAGCATGTTGTTGTACAGCGTACAAAATGCAGATGAAGAAACCATCAAAAAAGTAGCGTTTAAATTTTTTAGTGATAAGGATCTGATGCAGGCGTTGGTAAGAACCATTGAAGGAAATATTCGCAGCTATGTTGCTACCAAGCGCCAGGCAGAAATTCTGGGTCAGCGTCGTGAGATCGTTGATTATGTAAAAGCAGAGATCGATCATTCATTGGAAGAGTGGGGTTACCATTTACAGGATTTGCAGATCAATGATATTACATTCGATCAGGTGATCATGGAAAGTATGAGCAGGGTAGTAGCCAGTCATAATTTAAAAGCAGCAGCTGAAAACGAAGGACAGGCATTGCTCATCACCAAAACAAAAGGTGCTGAAGCAGAAGGTAATGCCATCAAAATTTCGGCAGAAGCAGAACGTGAAGCCGCCCGTTTGCGTGGACAAGGTGTAGCACTTTTCCGTCAGGAAGTAGCCAAGGGTATGACGGAAGCAGCGGAGCAAATGAAACAAGCCAATCTTGATACCAATGTGATCCTTTTCAGTATGTGGACTGAAGCGGTGAAGAACTTTGCAGAATATGGAAAAGGGAATATTATTTTCTTAGATGGCAGTGCAAGTGGAATGGAAGCAACCATGAAGCAGATACAGGCGCTGATGGTGAAGCAGGCAGGTCAGTAA